The Haladaptatus cibarius D43 genome window below encodes:
- a CDS encoding VOC family protein gives MDNVLIVVEDLEAAKAFFTELGMQLEGEMRVEGAWVDRVVGLENVQNDIAMMQTPDGHGRIELAKFITPEATRNGSEEPAVNTLGIRRIMFAVDDIDEVLDRLRSHGAELVDEVAQYEDEYRLCYVRGPEGIIVGLAEELDVDESPLTAEEID, from the coding sequence ATGGACAACGTCCTCATCGTGGTCGAGGATCTCGAAGCTGCGAAGGCGTTTTTCACGGAGCTCGGCATGCAGTTGGAGGGCGAGATGCGCGTCGAGGGAGCGTGGGTTGACCGCGTTGTGGGGCTCGAGAACGTCCAGAACGATATCGCCATGATGCAAACTCCTGACGGCCACGGCCGCATCGAGCTCGCGAAATTCATCACGCCCGAAGCCACCCGCAATGGATCCGAGGAACCCGCGGTGAACACCCTGGGGATCCGCCGTATCATGTTCGCCGTTGACGACATCGACGAAGTTCTCGACCGCCTCCGCTCCCACGGTGCCGAACTCGTGGACGAAGTCGCCCAGTACGAAGACGAGTACCGCCTCTGCTATGTGCGCGGCCCCGAAGGCATCATCGTCGGGTTGGCCGAGGAGCTCGACGTTGACGAGTCGCCATTAACCGCCGAAGAAATCGACTAA
- a CDS encoding HVO_A0114 family putative DNA-binding protein: MSTTLHIRVESTDDFHEDTLNAIEAMEQGEEPEERNVLSLQDEADLQRLFSEKNLELLRTIRQHNPASMREAARLVERDIKEVSRNLNELAELNVVEFVQEGRSKRPVVTYDEFDIHVRLVA; the protein is encoded by the coding sequence ATGAGCACAACACTCCACATTCGGGTTGAATCGACTGACGACTTCCACGAGGACACCCTGAACGCAATCGAAGCAATGGAACAGGGCGAAGAACCGGAGGAGCGTAATGTCCTCAGTCTTCAGGACGAGGCAGACCTCCAGCGATTATTCAGTGAGAAGAACCTCGAACTGTTGCGGACGATTCGCCAGCATAACCCGGCGAGTATGCGAGAAGCCGCGCGGTTGGTCGAGCGCGACATTAAGGAGGTCAGTCGCAATTTGAACGAGCTGGCGGAACTGAATGTCGTTGAATTCGTTCAGGAAGGTCGGTCAAAGCGCCCTGTCGTCACCTATGATGAGTTCGACATCCACGTTCGGCTGGTAGCGTGA
- a CDS encoding toxin-antitoxin system TumE family protein, which produces MADDDLEVSRTRKFDGYVESILIRKAPNHPRYPCGWKYRLHFGVLGGETVVRYDNAHETTKGHERHTGNEVTIIEFPGMADLYRRFVREVNEYR; this is translated from the coding sequence ATGGCAGACGATGACCTCGAAGTGAGTCGGACACGGAAATTCGACGGCTACGTTGAATCCATCCTCATTCGAAAAGCCCCGAATCACCCGCGCTATCCATGCGGGTGGAAGTACCGACTCCACTTCGGGGTTCTCGGCGGCGAGACCGTCGTTCGATACGACAACGCACACGAAACGACGAAAGGCCACGAACGGCATACAGGAAACGAAGTTACAATCATCGAGTTCCCCGGAATGGCCGACTTGTATCGTCGGTTCGTCCGGGAAGTCAACGAGTATCGCTAA
- a CDS encoding tyrosine-type recombinase/integrase, translated as MNLVDYENDDGMKVWLSESEVGQLLDEFEDTEKRIAVGLAVRCGLRSDEVVRVAPDRVADTDAGQMLRVWKSAKTNHYRETPIPPTLATTIRTVGDVRDAPADDPVVGVSTRTLRRWMERATEDLLDATDEPGWEFVGFHDLRRTWATSLRSADVDAMVVCDWGGWDDLDTFLDHYRGTHSPEAQRREREKVSWL; from the coding sequence ATGAACTTAGTAGACTACGAGAACGACGACGGGATGAAAGTGTGGCTGTCCGAATCCGAAGTCGGCCAGCTCCTCGACGAGTTCGAAGACACCGAGAAGCGCATCGCGGTCGGGCTGGCGGTACGGTGCGGCCTCCGGTCGGACGAGGTCGTCCGGGTCGCGCCGGATCGCGTCGCCGACACCGACGCAGGACAGATGCTTCGCGTCTGGAAATCGGCGAAGACGAACCACTACCGCGAGACGCCGATTCCGCCGACGCTCGCCACGACGATTCGAACCGTCGGCGACGTCCGCGACGCCCCAGCTGACGACCCGGTCGTCGGCGTTTCGACGCGAACGCTCCGGCGCTGGATGGAGCGGGCAACCGAAGACCTCCTCGACGCGACCGACGAGCCGGGCTGGGAGTTCGTCGGCTTCCACGACTTGCGCCGAACGTGGGCCACGTCGTTACGCTCGGCGGACGTGGACGCGATGGTGGTCTGCGACTGGGGCGGCTGGGACGACCTCGACACGTTCCTCGATCACTACCGAGGGACGCACAGCCCGGAAGCACAGCGACGTGAACGTGAGAAGGTGTCGTGGCTATGA
- a CDS encoding DUF4760 domain-containing protein: MNRVLDNQFLSDILVAAVVIIVVLGSTLAVGLILIGILGLDFQVNNQVRVGDFFAAISIFTATLLGAIGFKRARDTEKRARTSELISETVSNPVLTESLFEVAKMVNRGYLPEKNSDKRGVRINNQTDEHLMRVLNYYQFLAVSWKKGDTDEAVLYEARGTSVIRTYEVAEDYINERRQILQDDSIYGTLKEFVDRCDEMRKERESVPVAANFNH; the protein is encoded by the coding sequence ATGAACCGAGTTCTTGATAACCAGTTCCTGTCAGATATTCTGGTTGCAGCAGTAGTGATAATCGTCGTATTAGGTTCAACATTAGCAGTTGGATTAATATTGATTGGAATTTTAGGTCTTGATTTTCAGGTGAATAATCAAGTAAGGGTTGGAGACTTTTTTGCAGCTATCTCAATTTTCACAGCGACACTCCTCGGTGCAATTGGATTTAAACGAGCAAGAGATACTGAAAAGCGCGCTCGTACTTCCGAACTGATCTCGGAAACAGTATCTAATCCTGTGCTAACGGAATCGCTTTTTGAAGTAGCAAAGATGGTCAATAGAGGATACCTACCAGAAAAGAATTCGGATAAAAGGGGAGTTAGGATAAATAATCAGACAGATGAGCACCTAATGCGTGTTCTGAATTATTACCAATTTCTTGCTGTATCTTGGAAAAAAGGAGATACAGACGAAGCTGTACTTTACGAGGCACGTGGTACCTCAGTAATCAGGACGTACGAAGTTGCGGAAGATTATATTAATGAACGACGACAGATTTTGCAGGATGACAGCATATACGGGACCCTGAAAGAGTTTGTGGACAGATGTGATGAAATGAGGAAAGAACGAGAGTCGGTGCCGGTAGCCGCCAATTTCAATCACTAA
- a CDS encoding DNA adenine methylase — protein sequence MFPYPGGKSRLSSWILEHASEHTCFVEVFGGAAGVLVNKDPDISKVEVYNDRDGDLVHFFEVLRDRPDELVEWLETVPYSRVIHSKWADAFYGGYRPGDEIVRAGQFFYLRYSQWGGAYDSPSGFGTSKVSSRALSYANKIERLEEFGARFDDVVLENLDWQEVFEKYDGEETVFYCDPPYVGKESYYPVSDIDHSEFVEALRELDAKWIVSYSELPEGLEEFRVVGRGDSNYMGNGKSGSAKKTREHLVMNFDP from the coding sequence GTGTTCCCGTACCCTGGTGGGAAGTCGCGTCTTTCCTCGTGGATCCTTGAGCACGCCTCCGAACACACGTGTTTCGTCGAAGTCTTCGGCGGTGCAGCTGGTGTGCTGGTGAACAAGGATCCAGACATCAGCAAGGTAGAGGTGTACAACGACCGCGACGGCGATCTCGTGCATTTCTTTGAAGTGCTGCGCGACCGCCCGGACGAGCTGGTCGAATGGCTGGAGACGGTTCCATACTCGCGAGTGATTCACTCGAAGTGGGCCGACGCCTTTTATGGCGGGTATCGTCCCGGCGACGAAATCGTCCGCGCTGGGCAGTTCTTCTATCTGCGATACTCGCAATGGGGTGGTGCATACGACAGTCCGAGCGGTTTCGGGACGAGCAAGGTATCGAGTCGAGCGCTTAGCTACGCGAACAAGATCGAGCGGTTGGAAGAGTTCGGAGCGCGGTTCGACGATGTCGTCCTGGAGAACCTCGATTGGCAGGAGGTGTTCGAGAAGTACGACGGCGAGGAGACGGTGTTCTACTGCGACCCGCCCTACGTCGGGAAAGAGTCGTACTATCCAGTGAGCGATATCGACCATTCCGAGTTCGTCGAAGCGTTGCGAGAGTTGGATGCGAAGTGGATCGTGTCGTACTCGGAGCTACCAGAAGGGTTAGAAGAGTTTCGAGTCGTTGGGCGAGGCGATTCGAATTATATGGGGAACGGGAAATCAGGGAGTGCGAAGAAAACACGGGAGCATTTGGTGATGAATTTCGATCCCTGA